A segment of the Thiohalomonas denitrificans genome:
CGAAGATCCCCTGGTCTCCGGTGGCGATCCCGGTCAGGCAGGAGCGGCGATTCATCAGAAACGCCACGAGTCCCAGCAGCGGGTGCCGTCCCGAGAGCTTCACGGCGAAGCGGCCCCAGGAACTTCCCGCCTGCGCGATTTCGCGATCCGCCTCCTCCGGCACCCGGGTATCGGCGTGCAGAAACCAGAGAACTTCGCCGCTTGCGGTCGCCGCCCCGGCATTCATCTGCCGTGCCCGTCCCCTGCCGCTCGCCATGACCCGGTCGGCCAGGGAGCGTGCCATCTCAACGGTGGCATCGCTGCTGCCGCCATCCGCCACGATGACCTCGCAGCCCCGCTCCCGCATCCCCTGCAGCGGCTGAAGGGTTTGCGCGATGGATTCGGCCTCATTAAGGGCCGGGATGATGATGGAGAGCATCCGAACCGTTCACCGCAGAAGCTTAAACAGAAGATCTTGGGGCAAACCGCAAAGACACCAAGAGCGCAAAGATGACCGTGTTCTAGGCACTGAAGACACCCATAAGTTTTTTGGTGCCGTCGCTGGTTCCTGGTTTTTCTTAGCGTCCTTTGCGTCTTTGCGGTGAGAAATCCAGGTTAGCTCAAGGCACCCCCGCAGCTCGAGCCCTGCCCTGCGGTACAGCCGAAGCAGTGGTCGGCCACGGTGATCGGGTTGCCCGCCAGATCGAGTTTCGCCAGTTCGCTGACATGGGTTCGCTCCCGCCCCGCCGCGCGCAGGGGCAGGTGCAGCATCTGGTTGAAGTCGCAGTCGTAGAGCCAGCCCTGCCAGTCGACGCTGACCAGCGTTCGGCACATTACCTGCTCCAGGTTGCGAGTCTCGAACGCCTCCTGCAGCAGCTGCATGTAGGTCTCGAACCCCCCTTCGGAGATCAGGCGGCTGCCGAAGCGCTGAATGGGCAGATTGGTCAGTGTGAAAAGTTGGTTGAACACGACCCCGTACTGCTCACGCAACTGCTCCCGGTACTTTCCCTCGAGCGGCCCCTGGGGCGGCGGCAGGAAGGGGCCGGTCGGGTTGTAGACCAGGTTGAGTACACGTCCGCTATCTGGCTGGCCATAGCCCAGTGCGTTCAGCCGGCGCAGGCCACGCAGGCTGGCCTCGAACACGCCGCGGCCGCGCTGGCCATCGACGTTTTCCTCCAGGTAACAGGGCAGCGAGGCGATCACCTCGACCCGCTGCTCAGCCAGAAACCCGGCAAGTGTCTCCTGTCCCGGCTCTTCGAGCACCGTCAGGTTGCAGCGGTCGATCACCCGCAACCCCAGGTGACGGGCCGCCGTCACCAGTTGCCGGAAATGCGGGTTCAACTCCGGCGCACCGCCGGTGAGGTCGAGCATGATGAAACGTCCGCTTTCCAGGCAGGTAATCACCTGGGTTACGATCTCCGCAGACATCTGCTCCTTCCGCTTGGGGCCGGCGCCCACATGGCAGTGCAGACAGGACTGGTTGCATCGGTACCCGAGGTTGACCTGCAGGGTATCGGGCTGGTCGCGTTGCAGTACGGGAAAGGCTCCGTTCTGAAGCAGCGGTAGCGTGGCAAGCATGTTTAGTCGATTCTCAGATCGAGAACCGGCTCCAGCAGCTCCGGATCACCCCACCCCCGACCGCCAATAGCCTGATAGACGATTCGACCTTCCGGATCGACAACAAAGGTGGAGGGCAGGCCACGCACAGGCCACTTTTCGGTTACCGCGCTGTCCAGGTCGAAAAGCAGGGGAAACTCGACCGGATAATTGGCAGTGAACTGGAACACGGTATCGACCGACTCGCCGACGTTGATGGCGAGCATCGCCACACCCTTTTCCCTGAGCCCTTCCCAGGCACGCTGCATCGAGGGCATCTCCTCGCGGCAGGGGGGGCACCAGGTGGCCCAGAAATTGATAATCACCGGCTGACCCCGAAAATCGGAAAGCCGGTAGAGATTCCCGTCCATATCCTCCAGGCTGAAATCAGGGGCGGATGGGCGCTCCTCGACGGAAGTGAGGCCCTGGGACTGCGGAGCAGCCGCTGCCAACAGGGGCAGCGCCAGGATAAGGACGACGATTGCCAGTCGATGAAACATAGTCTCTCCTTCAAATTTCCCGATCGGGGGCGCAGCGCATGTTTTCGAAGCGCAGGCGCCGCGATTCCTCACCCTGTCGCCAGTTCACCTCCAAATCGAAAGGTTCGCCGGGGGGCAAGCCGATGGTGATCATACCCATATTCCAGTCGCCGGGCTGGAAGGTCTGAACCGTTGGAAACAGTGACCAGCGAAAGGCGATGCGCGCCCCCTGCCCGACACTCCGCTGTTCCCATTCGGCTTGCCAGTCCGACTCGAGGCGCAGCGGCCGGGGCTCACTGCCGACGGGAACCACACGCCAGTCGGCGAGGTCCAGTTGCATAGCTGCCGAAGCATCGGCACGGTTTCGGATAACGGCCTGAAACACACAATTTTGCGCTATTTGCTCGGCCTCCTCCGATCGAAAGCCGCGACCCTGAAAATAGGCACGGGACTGATCCGGAAGTCGCTGATTAAAGGTAATCGAGGCGGCATCATCCTGCCACTCCCAGCCGGCGAGCCCGGTCTCCGGATTCACCCGCTGATCCGGTTGAGCGGCCACACCTGCCGTGACCAGGAGTGTAAAAGCGAGTACAAAGCGCACTACTGACCCTCGTGATATAGTTCAAACTATTGATTGAGGAGTTGAATGCAGAGAGAACAAGATGTCAAGGGACACCCATTTCAAGCAGGACCTCTTTTCCCAGTTCGCCCGTGTCGGCAAGGCGCTCGGTAACGGTAATCGGCTCGAACTCCTGGAATTCCTGGCCCAGGGGGAGCGAAGCGTGGAGGTGCTGGCGAAGGCCTCGGGACTGAGCGTCGCCAACACCTCCCAGCATCTGCAGCACCTCCGTCAGGCCGGTCTGGTGGCCACTCGCAAGGAGGGGCAGCACGTCTTTTACCGCCTCTCCGGAGAGGACGTTGTTGCCCTGCTGGAGTGTCTGCGGCGTGTCGCGGAGAGCCATGTTGCCGAGGTGGAGCGGCTGGTGAACACGTTCCTGACGGTCAAGGACAATCTGGAGCCGTTGCCGGCGCCGGAACTTTTAAGCCGCGCGCGCGACGGTCTGGTGACCGTAATCGATGTCCGCCCGCCGGAAGAGTTCGAGGCGGGTCACCTGCCGGGTGCCGTGAACATTCCGCTTTCGGAACTGGAGCAGCACCTGGCCGACCTCCCGAAGAACACCGAGGTGGTTGCCTATTGCAGGGGACCGTACTGCGTCCTTGCCTATGAGGCGGTCGCCCGCCTGCGCCGCGAAGGTTTCCAGGCCCGGCGCCTGCAGGACGGGTTCCCCGAATGGAAACAGGCGGGACTGCCGGTGGAGTCCGACACCACCGGGAAACAGGACTGACCTCCCGAAGATACCCGCTGCAGAGCACTAAAGCGGCCAGGAGCCCGTCCGAGAACATCGTTTTCTGTAGCCCATCGCTACTCTCGCACAGCCCCCTGGGCCTGTGCACCTGTCTGCTCATCCGAGCCCTCCTGCTGCCGGGCATCCGCCTTGCGTACCCATCCCCAATCGTCGAAAAGCACATAGAGCGCCGGCATCACCAACAGCACGAGCACGGTAGCGGTCAGCAGGCCGAACACCACCGAGATCACCATCGGCTTGATGGCGTCGGCCTGGGTGCTGGTTTCGGCCAGCAACGGCAACAGCCCGGCAATGGTGGTGCTGGAAGCAATAAAGATGGCGCGCAGGCGATCACGACTCGCCTGGCCGGCGGCGGCGACTGCCGAGAGCCCCCGTTGGCGGTGCTCCTTGATGAAGAGCACCAGCAAAATGGCATTGTTGACCACAATGCCCGCCAGTGAGGCCGCGCCAATCAACGAGGGCATCGACAGATAGAAGCCCATCAACACGTGCCCCCAGATCGCACCGATGAAGGCCAGCGGGATCGACACCATCACGATCAACGGTTCGACATAGCTTCGGAACTGAAAGGAGAGAATCACGAAGATACCGATCAGACCGATCAGCAGGCCGCGACCGATGGAACCGCCGGTCTCGGCAGAGCGGGCCACCTGCCCCTCGAAGGTCACATCGACTGCCGGGTGGCGCTCCCGGAAGTCGGTCAGCCATCCGCCCTGCAGGTCACTGACAATGGCCTGACCGCTGCTGAGACGTGCATCGACGTTGGCCTCCACTGTGACGGTGCGGCGGCCATCGATGCGGGTGATCATCGCCCAGTCGCGGATCTCCTTCGAGTGCGCCACCACATCCAGCGGTACCCGGCGCCCGTCGGGAAGCTGGATGGTGTGATCAGCGAGATCATCCAGACTCTCTCGGTCCTCTGCGGCCTGGCGAACCAGAACCTCCACATCCTGATCGCCGATGCGCTGGGTGTCGGCAATCTCCCCAAGCAGGGCGGCACGCAGCTGCGCTGCCACCTCCTCGGCGGTCAGTCCCAGTCCGTGGGCGCCTTCGGCCAACGCAAAGGTCCGCTGCGGCTTGCCCGGTCGCAGGTTATCGTGAACATTGTAGACACTGCTATAGCCCGACAGGTGTTCGGTCACCTCCAGCGCCGCAGTCTTCAGGGCATGCAGGTCTTCGCCCTGCAGACGCACCTCGACCGGTATTCCGGCGGGGCCGAAACCCGGCTCCTGGATAATCAGGCTCTGGATCCCGGCAATCTCGCCAATCTCCTCACGCCAGGCATCGGTGAGTTCGTCCAGGCTGACGCTACGCCGCTCGGCGGTGAGCAGGTCGACCATCACCGTCGCGACATGGGTGCCGGCCTCGCGGGCACTGGGGTTGTAATTGAAGCGCACCTGGGTGGCTACTACCAACGGCGACTCATCCGGCTGTTGCGGAGTGAAGCGCGCATCGAGACGCTGCATGGCGGCCTCTACCTGCTCGGCCACTGCCTGCGTCCGCGAAAACGGTGTGCCTTGGGGCATCAGGATATCCGCTTCGAGGACATCGCCGTCGATAGCAGGCATCGCCTCACTGCCGATGTGTCCACCGGCCATGAACCCTGCCGAACCCAGCATGATGGCCAGCACCGCACCCAGCACGGCGTGGCGCCAGCGGATGGCAGCATCCGCAACACGCCCGACCCGTTCTCGAAGGGCCGAAAAACGCAGTTCGAAGGCGGTACGAAAACGGGAGTTGTTCTCTTCTTTCAACCCCGACAGGCTGCCTTTGAGGTGATGGGGCAGAATCCAGAATGCCTCGATCAGGCTCGCCGCCAGGGCGGCGATCAGCACCACCGGCAGCACCTCGAGTACCGAGCCCAGTTCACCGGCCAGAAACGACAGCGGTGCAAATACCGAAACCGTGGTGAGAAAAGAGGACAGCACCCCCGGCAACACCTGACGGGTACCCGCCACCACTGCCTCCAGCGGGGAGCCTTGCCGAAAGGAATGAGCGGCAATATTGTCAGTGATGACGACGGCGTCATCCATAACGATGCCGATGGCCATCAGCAGTGCCACCAGGGTGATCATGTTCAGCGACAGCCCGGTCAGGCTCATCACGGCAAAGGCGCCCATGAAGGCCGCAGGCAGCCCCAGCACAGCCCACAGAGCCAGCCTGGGACGAAAGAACAGGCTCATCACCAGGATCACCAGCAGCAACCCGATTATGCCGTTGCTCACCAGCATCTGCAGCCGATCGCGAACGATGGTGGTCATGTCCTGGGTCAGGGAGAGCCGTATCCCGTCGCCGAGGCGCTGGCGCTCCGTCTCCACCAGCGCCGTCAAATCGTTCATGACTTCCAGGGAGTCGTCGCGTAGCGTCTTGCTGACCTCCAGCACCATGGCGCGCTCCCCATTGAAATGGAGCTGCTCCTCCTCCCGCTCTCCGACCTGTTTCAGGTTGGCAATATCGTCCAGGGTCAGCTCGCCGCCCCTCCCATCCGATACGACCACCAAACCCTTCAGTTCATCCAGGGATCGGCGCTGGTCGGTAAAGCGCAGCTGGATGTCACGGTCGCGGGTCTCCAGGGTGCCCAGCGGCATGTCGATACTCTGGCTTGCAACCCGCCGGGCCAGTTCGCGGGCCGAAAGGCCGTACTGCGCCAGTACCTCACGGGGTACCTCCACCTGCCACTGACGCTGGGAGAGCCCATGGATTGCCACATCGGCGACACCGGGCAGGGCCATCAGCCGGTTTTCCAACACCAGGGCGTAGTTTTCCAGCTGGTCCAGGGGCATATCACCGCCGACGGCCACCGCAGCCACCAGATCGCTGCGGTTCAGCTCTCTTACGATCGGGTCTTCGGCCCGCTCGGGCAGATCCGTAAGGGCATTGACCTCGGTATCGATGTCGTTGAGAAAGCGAATGGCATCGCCTCCGGCGAGCATCGAGACGGTCGCGCTGGCCAGATTATCCTGGGCCACGCACTCCATCTCATTGAGAAAATCCACCCCCTTGACGGCATCATGCAGACGTCGGCAGATGGCGTCCTCCACATCGGCCGCGGTGGCGCCGCGATACTCCACCTGAACGCTCACCTCGACCGGCCGGTAATCGGGAAAGGTCTCGCGCTTAAGCGACGGCGCGGCGAACAGTCCCACCGCCAGCAGCAGGATCAGCAGCAGGTTGGCCGCGGTCGGATGGCCGGCAAACCAGCGGATCATGGCGCCTCTCCCTGCGCCATCGCCTGCAGCCGCTGCTCCAGCGCCTCATCCCTGCGTGGAGTGACCGCCATGCCGTCCAGGGCCGGCACCGGGTCGTCCACGATCACCCGATCGCCCGCAGTCAGACCGGAACGGATTACCGCCAGGTCATTCTGCTCATAGGCCACCTTTACCGGGCTGCGCTCCAGGCGGTCCTGATCATCAACCCGGTAGACCTCGCCGTGGTGGACGGCCGCGGCCGGTATCACCAGAAGCGGCTCGGGATTTTCGGTGGAGAGCCGCACGCCCACGTAGGTATTCCGCTGCAGCGGCGGATGGTCCGGCGGCCGGGCATTGCGGTAGGGCTCATCGACCGTGACCACCACCCGGGCGGTGCGGGTGCCAGGGTCCAGACCGCTGGCCACCCGCGTGACCCGTGCCGGCCAGCCGATACCCTCGGCCCCGACAAGCTCCACCTCGGCACGAATATCCGACAAATCCAGACGTCCCCCAAGGTCCAGCGAATCCTCGGAGATCGTCGAGGAGCGAGTCACACTGCCCATCAGACGGCGCAGCATCGCGTAGGGAATATGGGCCTCGACCTCGGCGGCCGTTATGCTGTCTGCTTCGAACAACTGCTGACCGACTGCCACGTGCTGGTGCATTTCGACCTGCACGTCACCAAGACGCAGGTCATAGGGTGCCTCAAAGCGGGTGTCCTCCAGATCCCGTCTGGCCTGCGCCACCCGCGTCTCGGCCCGCTCCATCTCCGCCTGGAGCTGTTTCCGGCGAGAGGGAATGAGCGCCATCTGGTTTTTGAGGGAGGCCACGGCCTGACGTTGCGCCAGGGTGGCCCGTTGCTGCTCGTCACGCACAGAGCGCGACACCGAACCGCTCTCGGCCATACGCTCGATACGCGACAACTCCTGTTCGGACAGAATCAGGCGATCGCGCTCCAGTTCCAGCAGCCGGCGCGTGTTGTCCTCCTCGGTCTTCAGATGCGTCTTTTCAGCAGCCAGCCTGCCGAGTTCGGCTTCCGCCTCGGCAATCGCCAGCTCGTAACGGCTGGGATCCAGGGCCAGCAACAGGGTCCCTTTCGGCAGCAGCGTGCCACTCTCCAGGTCGTCACGGCGCTCGACCACCCGGCCCGCCACATTGGCAATGGCCTGCCAGGTCTCGGCGGGGCGGGCAGTACCGTAGCCGCGGGCCTCAAGCCGAAACTCCAGCGGCTGCACCTCGATCACCGACAGGACCGGCACCTGCGGGGGTATCTCGCCATG
Coding sequences within it:
- a CDS encoding TIGR04283 family arsenosugar biosynthesis glycosyltransferase — encoded protein: MLSIIIPALNEAESIAQTLQPLQGMRERGCEVIVADGGSSDATVEMARSLADRVMASGRGRARQMNAGAATASGEVLWFLHADTRVPEEADREIAQAGSSWGRFAVKLSGRHPLLGLVAFLMNRRSCLTGIATGDQGIFVRRSLFEAIGGFPDQPLMEDIALSRLLKRTAGRPACLNTRLITSSRRWEQNGILRTIGLMWWLRFAYAMGASPARLARLYR
- the arsS gene encoding arsenosugar biosynthesis radical SAM (seleno)protein ArsS (Some members of this family are selenoproteins.); amino-acid sequence: MLATLPLLQNGAFPVLQRDQPDTLQVNLGYRCNQSCLHCHVGAGPKRKEQMSAEIVTQVITCLESGRFIMLDLTGGAPELNPHFRQLVTAARHLGLRVIDRCNLTVLEEPGQETLAGFLAEQRVEVIASLPCYLEENVDGQRGRGVFEASLRGLRRLNALGYGQPDSGRVLNLVYNPTGPFLPPPQGPLEGKYREQLREQYGVVFNQLFTLTNLPIQRFGSRLISEGGFETYMQLLQEAFETRNLEQVMCRTLVSVDWQGWLYDCDFNQMLHLPLRAAGRERTHVSELAKLDLAGNPITVADHCFGCTAGQGSSCGGALS
- a CDS encoding peroxiredoxin family protein, translating into MFHRLAIVVLILALPLLAAAAPQSQGLTSVEERPSAPDFSLEDMDGNLYRLSDFRGQPVIINFWATWCPPCREEMPSMQRAWEGLREKGVAMLAINVGESVDTVFQFTANYPVEFPLLFDLDSAVTEKWPVRGLPSTFVVDPEGRIVYQAIGGRGWGDPELLEPVLDLRID
- a CDS encoding ArsR/SmtB family transcription factor, yielding MSRDTHFKQDLFSQFARVGKALGNGNRLELLEFLAQGERSVEVLAKASGLSVANTSQHLQHLRQAGLVATRKEGQHVFYRLSGEDVVALLECLRRVAESHVAEVERLVNTFLTVKDNLEPLPAPELLSRARDGLVTVIDVRPPEEFEAGHLPGAVNIPLSELEQHLADLPKNTEVVAYCRGPYCVLAYEAVARLRREGFQARRLQDGFPEWKQAGLPVESDTTGKQD
- a CDS encoding efflux RND transporter permease subunit; the protein is MIRWFAGHPTAANLLLILLLAVGLFAAPSLKRETFPDYRPVEVSVQVEYRGATAADVEDAICRRLHDAVKGVDFLNEMECVAQDNLASATVSMLAGGDAIRFLNDIDTEVNALTDLPERAEDPIVRELNRSDLVAAVAVGGDMPLDQLENYALVLENRLMALPGVADVAIHGLSQRQWQVEVPREVLAQYGLSARELARRVASQSIDMPLGTLETRDRDIQLRFTDQRRSLDELKGLVVVSDGRGGELTLDDIANLKQVGEREEEQLHFNGERAMVLEVSKTLRDDSLEVMNDLTALVETERQRLGDGIRLSLTQDMTTIVRDRLQMLVSNGIIGLLLVILVMSLFFRPRLALWAVLGLPAAFMGAFAVMSLTGLSLNMITLVALLMAIGIVMDDAVVITDNIAAHSFRQGSPLEAVVAGTRQVLPGVLSSFLTTVSVFAPLSFLAGELGSVLEVLPVVLIAALAASLIEAFWILPHHLKGSLSGLKEENNSRFRTAFELRFSALRERVGRVADAAIRWRHAVLGAVLAIMLGSAGFMAGGHIGSEAMPAIDGDVLEADILMPQGTPFSRTQAVAEQVEAAMQRLDARFTPQQPDESPLVVATQVRFNYNPSAREAGTHVATVMVDLLTAERRSVSLDELTDAWREEIGEIAGIQSLIIQEPGFGPAGIPVEVRLQGEDLHALKTAALEVTEHLSGYSSVYNVHDNLRPGKPQRTFALAEGAHGLGLTAEEVAAQLRAALLGEIADTQRIGDQDVEVLVRQAAEDRESLDDLADHTIQLPDGRRVPLDVVAHSKEIRDWAMITRIDGRRTVTVEANVDARLSSGQAIVSDLQGGWLTDFRERHPAVDVTFEGQVARSAETGGSIGRGLLIGLIGIFVILSFQFRSYVEPLIVMVSIPLAFIGAIWGHVLMGFYLSMPSLIGAASLAGIVVNNAILLVLFIKEHRQRGLSAVAAAGQASRDRLRAIFIASSTTIAGLLPLLAETSTQADAIKPMVISVVFGLLTATVLVLLVMPALYVLFDDWGWVRKADARQQEGSDEQTGAQAQGAVRE
- a CDS encoding efflux RND transporter periplasmic adaptor subunit, giving the protein MKVAFPRTRRAAVVLAGLTVGVVLAVVFVANRQAPTHGEIPPQVPVLSVIEVQPLEFRLEARGYGTARPAETWQAIANVAGRVVERRDDLESGTLLPKGTLLLALDPSRYELAIAEAEAELGRLAAEKTHLKTEEDNTRRLLELERDRLILSEQELSRIERMAESGSVSRSVRDEQQRATLAQRQAVASLKNQMALIPSRRKQLQAEMERAETRVAQARRDLEDTRFEAPYDLRLGDVQVEMHQHVAVGQQLFEADSITAAEVEAHIPYAMLRRLMGSVTRSSTISEDSLDLGGRLDLSDIRAEVELVGAEGIGWPARVTRVASGLDPGTRTARVVVTVDEPYRNARPPDHPPLQRNTYVGVRLSTENPEPLLVIPAAAVHHGEVYRVDDQDRLERSPVKVAYEQNDLAVIRSGLTAGDRVIVDDPVPALDGMAVTPRRDEALEQRLQAMAQGEAP